The Daucus carota subsp. sativus chromosome 7, DH1 v3.0, whole genome shotgun sequence genome window below encodes:
- the LOC108195463 gene encoding uncharacterized protein LOC108195463 isoform X3 — protein sequence MDSVDKGMGVTDGSWREKRKRGRPRKYGLDVPIIHSVSPLPIAESPPPGFPSKFLVLPVKNRTSLATGSVSAGGSQSKALHGAKSETLGSVSAGCSQSKATPGAVSENLASGAKHKLAIKCPEPKYKLINMENEEFTGRQAQMQLHQFASTFSELNNGFESAKKKIKELGKQVPDLTIQIQKWNDEKASWDLKMKELERERDEAREEALKAVGEKRDLEKKLEKAAKEAEDAKASAKRAIDERRDLKVKLEKATRQAGSVDSYAKKAISDAAIKFVEEKRDLEEKLEKAVKQVEDAQASGKKAIYEAVASTTNCFKICLDKFVASLGNGEDKSLEDHVSKLVKAIPYDARALTDVTVEVSGHEGDGDNKEDAAGQSRMSQRAPKSNPKYA from the exons ATGGACTCGGTAGACAAGGGGATGGGAGTTACTGATGGGAGTTGGAGGGAGAAGAGAAAGCGAGGCAGGCCAAGAAAATATGGACTTGATGTACCAATAATACACTCAGTGTCACCATTGCCGATTGCTGAGTCACCCCCACCTGGTTTCCCCTCAAAATTTCTTGTCTTGCCTGTTAAAAATCGTACTTCACTCGCAACAGGATCAGTTTCAGCTGGTGGTTCACAGAGTAAGGCACTACATGGTGCCAAGTCAGAAACTTTGG GATCCGTTTCAGCTGGTTGTTCACAGAGTAAGGCAACACCTGGTGCCGTCTCAGAAAATTTAG CATCTGGTGCAAAGCATAAATTAGCTATCAAGTGTCCTGAGCCAAAGTACAAGCTTATAAACATGGAGAATGAAGAATTTACTGGTAGACAGGCTCAAATGCAGTTGCACCAG TTTGCCTCAACATTTTCTGAGCTGAACAATGGCTTTGAGTCTGCTAAGAAGAAAATAAAGGAGCTAGGGAAGCAAGTACCTGACCTCACTATTCAGATCCAAAAGTGGAATGATGAGAAAGCGAGCTGGGATTTGAAGATGAAAGAACTTGAGAGGGAACGCGATGAAGCTCGAGAAGAAGCACTTAAAGCTGTTGGTGAGAAGCGTGATCTAGAGAAGAAGTTGGAGAAGGCTGCCAAAGAGGCAGAAGATGCCAAGGCCTCTGCTAAGAGGGCCATAGACGAAAGGCGTGATCTCAAGGTGAAGTTGGAGAAGGCTACCAGACAGGCAGGGAGTGTTGATAGCTATGCTAAGAAGGCAATTAGTGACGCGGCAATCAAATTTGTTGAGGAGAAGCGTGACCTCGAGGAAAAGTTGGAGAAGGCCGTGAAACAGGTAGAAGATGCCCAGGCTTCAGGCAAGAAGGCGATATATGAGGCTGTAGCCTCAACAACAAATTGTTTTAAGATTTGCTTAGACAAATTTGTAGCATCCTTGGGCAATGGCGAGGATAAATCTTTGGAGGACCATGTAAGCAAGCTTGTCAAGGCAATCCCCTATGATGCTAGGGCCCTAACTGATGTGACAGTTGAAGTGTCAGGGCATGAAGGTGACGGGGATAATAAAGAGGATGCGGCAGGGCAATCAAGGATGTCTCAACGTGCTCCTAAGTCAAATCCTAAGTACGCTTAA
- the LOC108195463 gene encoding uncharacterized protein LOC108195463 isoform X2: protein MDSEDKGMGVTEGSSKETKKRGRPKKNADPPKKHSVSREKNADPPIIHSVSPSLIAESPPPGFPSKFLVWPVKNRTSLATGSVSAGVSQSKAVHGSVSAGGSQSKATPGAVSENLASGAKHKLAIKCPEPKYKLINMENEEFTGRQAQMQLHQFASTFSELNNGFESAKKKIKELGKQVPDLTIQIQKWNDEKASWDLKMKELERERDEAREEALKAVGEKRDLEKKLEKAAKEAEDAKASAKRAIDERRDLKVKLEKATRQAGSVDSYAKKAISDAAIKFVEEKRDLEEKLEKAVKQVEDAQASGKKAIYEAVASTTNCFKICLDKFVASLGNGEDKSLEDHVSKLVKAIPYDARALTDVTVEVSGHEGDGDNKEDAAGQSRMSQRAPKSNPKYA, encoded by the exons ATGGACTCGGAAGACAAGGGGATGGGAGTTACTGAGGGGAGTTCGAAGGAGACGAAAAAGCGAGGCAGACCAAAAAAGAATGCTGATCCACCAAAAAAACACTCAGTGTCACGAGAAAAGAATGCTGATCCACCAATCATACACTCAGTGTCACCATCATTGATTGCTGAGTCACCCCCACCTGGGTTCCCATCAAAATTTCTTGTCTGGCCTGTTAAAAATCGTACTTCACTCGCAACAGGATCAGTTTCAGCTGGTGTTTCACAGAGTAAGGCAGTACATG GATCTGTTTCAGCTGGTGGTTCACAGAGTAAGGCAACACCTGGTGCCGTCTCAGAAAATTTAG CATCTGGTGCAAAGCATAAATTAGCTATCAAGTGTCCTGAGCCAAAGTACAAGCTTATAAACATGGAGAATGAAGAATTTACTGGTAGACAGGCTCAAATGCAGTTGCACCAG TTTGCCTCAACATTTTCTGAGCTGAACAATGGCTTTGAGTCTGCTAAGAAGAAAATAAAGGAGCTAGGGAAGCAAGTACCTGACCTCACTATTCAGATCCAAAAGTGGAATGATGAGAAAGCGAGCTGGGATTTGAAGATGAAAGAACTTGAGAGGGAACGCGATGAAGCTCGAGAAGAAGCACTTAAAGCTGTTGGTGAGAAGCGTGATCTAGAGAAGAAGTTGGAGAAGGCTGCCAAAGAGGCAGAAGATGCCAAGGCCTCTGCTAAGAGGGCCATAGACGAAAGGCGTGATCTCAAGGTGAAGTTGGAGAAGGCTACCAGACAGGCAGGGAGTGTTGATAGCTATGCTAAGAAGGCAATTAGTGACGCGGCAATCAAATTTGTTGAGGAGAAGCGTGACCTCGAGGAAAAGTTGGAGAAGGCCGTGAAACAGGTAGAAGATGCCCAGGCTTCAGGCAAGAAGGCGATATATGAGGCTGTAGCCTCAACAACAAATTGTTTTAAGATTTGCTTAGACAAATTTGTAGCATCCTTGGGCAATGGCGAGGATAAATCTTTGGAGGACCATGTAAGCAAGCTTGTCAAGGCAATCCCCTATGATGCTAGGGCCCTAACTGATGTGACAGTTGAAGTGTCAGGGCATGAAGGTGACGGGGATAATAAAGAGGATGCGGCAGGGCAATCAAGGATGTCTCAACGTGCTCCTAAGTCAAATCCTAAGTACGCTTAA
- the LOC108195463 gene encoding uncharacterized protein LOC108195463 isoform X1 yields the protein MDSEDKGMGVTEGSSKETKKRGRPKKNADPPKKHSVSREKNADPPIIHSVSPSLIAESPPPGFPSKFLVWPVKNRTSLATGSVSAGVSQSKAVHGAVSETLGSVSAGGSQSKATPGAVSENLASGAKHKLAIKCPEPKYKLINMENEEFTGRQAQMQLHQFASTFSELNNGFESAKKKIKELGKQVPDLTIQIQKWNDEKASWDLKMKELERERDEAREEALKAVGEKRDLEKKLEKAAKEAEDAKASAKRAIDERRDLKVKLEKATRQAGSVDSYAKKAISDAAIKFVEEKRDLEEKLEKAVKQVEDAQASGKKAIYEAVASTTNCFKICLDKFVASLGNGEDKSLEDHVSKLVKAIPYDARALTDVTVEVSGHEGDGDNKEDAAGQSRMSQRAPKSNPKYA from the exons ATGGACTCGGAAGACAAGGGGATGGGAGTTACTGAGGGGAGTTCGAAGGAGACGAAAAAGCGAGGCAGACCAAAAAAGAATGCTGATCCACCAAAAAAACACTCAGTGTCACGAGAAAAGAATGCTGATCCACCAATCATACACTCAGTGTCACCATCATTGATTGCTGAGTCACCCCCACCTGGGTTCCCATCAAAATTTCTTGTCTGGCCTGTTAAAAATCGTACTTCACTCGCAACAGGATCAGTTTCAGCTGGTGTTTCACAGAGTAAGGCAGTACATGGTGCGGTTTCAGAAACTTTAG GATCTGTTTCAGCTGGTGGTTCACAGAGTAAGGCAACACCTGGTGCCGTCTCAGAAAATTTAG CATCTGGTGCAAAGCATAAATTAGCTATCAAGTGTCCTGAGCCAAAGTACAAGCTTATAAACATGGAGAATGAAGAATTTACTGGTAGACAGGCTCAAATGCAGTTGCACCAG TTTGCCTCAACATTTTCTGAGCTGAACAATGGCTTTGAGTCTGCTAAGAAGAAAATAAAGGAGCTAGGGAAGCAAGTACCTGACCTCACTATTCAGATCCAAAAGTGGAATGATGAGAAAGCGAGCTGGGATTTGAAGATGAAAGAACTTGAGAGGGAACGCGATGAAGCTCGAGAAGAAGCACTTAAAGCTGTTGGTGAGAAGCGTGATCTAGAGAAGAAGTTGGAGAAGGCTGCCAAAGAGGCAGAAGATGCCAAGGCCTCTGCTAAGAGGGCCATAGACGAAAGGCGTGATCTCAAGGTGAAGTTGGAGAAGGCTACCAGACAGGCAGGGAGTGTTGATAGCTATGCTAAGAAGGCAATTAGTGACGCGGCAATCAAATTTGTTGAGGAGAAGCGTGACCTCGAGGAAAAGTTGGAGAAGGCCGTGAAACAGGTAGAAGATGCCCAGGCTTCAGGCAAGAAGGCGATATATGAGGCTGTAGCCTCAACAACAAATTGTTTTAAGATTTGCTTAGACAAATTTGTAGCATCCTTGGGCAATGGCGAGGATAAATCTTTGGAGGACCATGTAAGCAAGCTTGTCAAGGCAATCCCCTATGATGCTAGGGCCCTAACTGATGTGACAGTTGAAGTGTCAGGGCATGAAGGTGACGGGGATAATAAAGAGGATGCGGCAGGGCAATCAAGGATGTCTCAACGTGCTCCTAAGTCAAATCCTAAGTACGCTTAA